Proteins co-encoded in one Dreissena polymorpha isolate Duluth1 chromosome 12, UMN_Dpol_1.0, whole genome shotgun sequence genomic window:
- the LOC127852462 gene encoding neurexin-1-like, whose translation MIVGVLIVNIKLSNIINIITVFTADTFLTMTSKTFTLILIIPFLILDVTWALNFLQSSNTYARFPKWNACKNASISFEFRTRFPSALLMYTDDNGVNDFLEIMIVNGSVRLRMNFVDGKDNPIEMIVGQRMGDFNWHRVEVRRNRMETLFYVDHFHDSRVAFGSDFNFGDVSTNNYVFFGGLPQTYGNLSRLSKLSLTSAFYETRFVGEVRNVIYENCTCQPQRVRMIEGISLSREPQEACDVTNNCGACLCISGDERHGCQCQGFSCEHGKQVMHETLSGKKGLNRCA comes from the coding sequence ATGATTGTTGGAGTGCTAATAGTTAACATTAAGTTAtcaaatattatcaacattataaCGGTTTTTACGGCCGATACATTTTTGACAATGACGTCAAAAACTTTCACGCTTATTCTGATCATCCCATTCCTAATTCTTGACGTAACGTGGGCCCTAAACTTTCTTCAAAGTTCAAACACCTACGCCCGATTCCCGAAATGGAACGCCTGCAAAAACGCTTCGATCAGTTTCGAGTTCCGGACCCGGTTTCCTTCAGCGCTGCTCATGTACACAGACGATAACGGCGTTAATGATTTCCTGGAAATAATGATCGTGAACGGAAGTGTCCGACTGCGCATGAACTTCGTCGACGGAAAAGACAACCCGATCGAGATGATCGTCGGGCAACGTATGGGCGATTTTAATTGGCACAGAGTGGAGGTACGACGTAACCGTATGGAGACGTTATTTTACGTGGATCATTTCCATGATAGTCGAGTTGCCTTCGGATCGGATTTCAACTTTGGCGACGTCAGCACCAATAATTACGTGTTCTTTGGAGGACTTCCGCAGACATACGGCAACCTATCCCGCCTAAGCAAGCTTTCGCTGACGTCCGCGTTCTACGAGACACGGTTTGTGGGTGAAGTACGTAACGTCATTTACGAGAACTGCACGTGTCAGCCCCAGCGCGTGCGGATGATAGAGGGCATTTCTTTATCACGTGAACCGCAGGAAGCGTGTGACGTCACTAACAACTGTGGCGCGTGTCTTTGTATCAGCGGGGACGAGCGACACGGCTGCCAGTGCCAGGGTTTCAGCTGCGAACATGGTAAGCAAGTAATGCATGAGACGCTGTCTGGAAAAAAGGGGCTCAAtagatgtgcgtaa